The Vigna unguiculata cultivar IT97K-499-35 chromosome 1, ASM411807v1, whole genome shotgun sequence nucleotide sequence gaaatttatattGTAAGAAACTTTTAAAGATGAAAAGTTTTTTCCCCAAGATTATAAGAAGGAATTTAACAGAATCtcagaaaacaataaaaaaattgcaagcgtaaatgagaattaaaaaaaaaaggtttaaatacCAAATAATCTCAATACAAAAGtttcaatattataataattaattacttttattttcatgtttttttcttcttatatgcATTAACTTCCATGATctttttgtatttgatttaaagttgaagtttcttataatataataagaGTGAAGATgaagatttatttattaattcaattgaaaattcattataataattttttgtagggAGAAAGTTAAATCATGTACATGAGTACTCTCTTTAACGAAGAGCAAGTCCGAcgagaaaaattattttttttaacaaatttaacaaagttttcataaattgaattaaaatatattaattttttacttttattaaccaaaataaaatattaaaattgtaacatcccatttaatagtttttcacgctatcaaataaaatattatatcatgatcAAACACAGCAGATAAGAGGAATAACAATGATATacataaaagtatatatatatatatatatatatatatatatatatatatatatatagctagTACAATCATCCAAAATTTCCACACAAAACCCTCCTGACAAGTATAGAAAATAAAGGGAGGAGGTCTAAACTACAAGTCTCAAGACTTAGCAGAATCTGGTCCAAAAACTAACACAGTCCACAAGCAAAGAATCATCTCCTACTCAGCAGAGGGGTATCATCATCTGGACTCggctctgctcacaccaaccgtagggatcattgcaaaggagagAAATTACAAACACAGGcaacataaaaacaaaagggtaagctaactgaatTGAGAGAGAAAAATGAATGATACAATTCACAATGTAAACATCAATCATAACACACAGCTCAATTGCATAATTCTAGACTTGATATCTGGattgtgtaagcgacattggagctcttggtggcttgcacctgcaacggttcccagactctgcagagtctggacacaAAGAGTTTTCACCCGAccgttcccagggtaagtccccttcgtgtctaggacttgatcaagtccaaagactaggacctcctgctactccttacaacataatccattatgctctatctgagcgtgaatgattattggagtttcaagATACCAACCAATATGGATTTCACACGTCAttacacacagacacacacacacactaacaATTCCAcatgaatttcccttgaaattccattccAAACACATTTCCTCATGATACATACTCATCCAATTCCATCACACAACATGTTAATAATGACATTCCAGGCATATGAGATACTAATTGCACAAAACCACCCTAAAACACACAATATCATACTTTATAACAGAAAATAGAGCGTCCCACTGcagtgactctcgctcaagtTAGACACTCTAGCCCAAACGATaggttatctcgcttaggcgagtcagtctcgcctgagcgaggctctaacagtggcaaaaattaaaaactgggcgaactctcgctcaggctaagctggctcgcttagacgagatcgtcttctcgcttaagcgacctcagctcacctaggcgagacttcgcgCAGGATCAGGGGTGGGttttatatagttatatttttaagtgaattttgatatatttctaTAAGAAAATTCATAAACGATGAtcaaatttagtgataaaaatatgtttgaagttcaatttagagactaattttcTAACTAGAGAACAATTTATTTGGTAACCAAAATCTTGATTGCTGATGTTAGTGaaccaatttaaatacaaattcataattgaaattatttagttACGAACATGGaaaccaattttaattttttattcatataaactattttagttaccaataacttttagtttataaattgatatctaagttaatcattaaaattagtcattattcaattatattccGTATATAAAGATGCTTACATCACTTCACTTTTAGTATTTACCGTGGGCACAATACGTTTTTCCTGATCTTCCCATACTGGAAAAATGTTAATGCTCCAACATCCACACTGAATATGAACCGAATTGTCTCACGATCTTTTGAACTCATTTCACGTACCAGTCTAATGGACAAACATACTATAACCTTAAGTGATGAAAAGCCGACATGTAGGTGTCAAATGATGTGAAAATTGtagaaattttaataataaaaaagtataaaaatgtagttaaatatttgaagtaaaaaataaaatagttaattataatttaaaggatttattttcaaataataaaatttgatgaataattatttaattagaaaaaaatattagatattataagatattttttgatattaaaaattgttaatatattgttatataatattattagataataataataaatgataatgaaatattgtaTTTCCTTATAAGGATGAAAAtttgtgtattttataaatagaaacacattttaATGAAGAGAAAAGGGCATTTATTTTCATGGATGGAACAAGGATGTGTGAGTTTCATTGTGGAAAGAAAGGGAGTGGGTAACAATTTTTATCAACTATAGAGGAGAGGAAGGAAATCTTTTGTTTTATGCGTCACAATTTTACCTTTTCTTAGAGTTAAAGAGtacatataataaaatgattattttaatataaaaaaggttatttaaaaagtgaaattaaaaataaaatgtgtagacaatgaaaaatatttttatataatgatatagCTCTTATTTTAAgtgtataatttaatataaactaaaatttaaacttaattgaaattaaaagatatataagtTATACGGtaaaaaaatcaacttaaaagaatatataaaaaatttaagattctTTATACTTTTTCTACATTCATAGTTTTGACTTACAACTTTCATCTGTACCTCGAAAACTTCTTTTATCAATaaacacaatattttaatattaaagaaagtTATTTATGTAAAAACAAACTAATTTTAGGAAAtccatatttataataaatattaattttttttataacaaattcatTTAAGTATCTCCTTAAAACTTATACACggcttattttaatatttaaacagACATTTTTTTAGTATGTTTTAATCTCTAACACAAacttaataatacaaaaaactAAACAAGTGATCAAACATATCATTTATATCGATTCTAAAAtcctacaaaatttataaaatttatattcatacacaaaattattttatgctactcaaaatttataactgaatttcataatatttagaataatatAGTACATCCTTAAATAgctgaaaaaaatgaaaatttgtgtATTTTAGATGTAGAAGAGAGGTTgtcactttttttgttttttttttggtgcAATTGCTTTTCTAACTAAAcccctttgttttattttttgagtgCTGTAAGAGTTTTAATAATTGGGCTTTAATAATTGGGCTTTAACggttaataacaaaaaaaaatcactacaaTTGTCAGCCCACTACCACGAAGAAACTCGTACGTGACAAGGCCACCACCAACGTTGCTACTGTGTGAGTCGCCGCCGCCGAAAGAGGCGCCACCGCCACGACGTCGCCGCTGACAGAGGAACTGCCGAAAGAGGCGTCACGGCCGTGAATTCTGTCCGCTTGTTCTCCCTTCCGTTGGGAGGGATTGCATCGCGAGAGAAGCACAGCCGCGAGCTCTGTTGGCTTCTCCGCTGACAGAGAAGCCACCGCCGTGAGATCTGTCAGCTTATTCTCTTTCACCGCTGGGAGGATTGCAACGAAAGAAGCTCAATAATGTTATTATATGCTTTTTCATGtacaaattttttgaaactctaCACAGAATCTAATCATATATAAAAACCTAGACAGGCTTTATATATTCTTGGAAGTTGTTTTGAAAAGAGTTTGACACTGCTTCGCAGCAACTCAATAtggaagaaaaaatagacaCTGCAGACAAGAAGGTAAGCTTCCTTCGTTAATGCTTTCAATATGTTTGTTCTGTGTTGTTTCTAACGcctttgaaaaaattaattcaacttGTGCATTTTTCGCTTTTAAGTTTCCTTAGATGCTTTTAGTATTTTGAATGTACTGCTGTGGAATCAATTGAATATTTTAGGTGGTAAATTTTTACGGGAAACTATGCTGAATGTTTTGGCATAAATGAGTTGATTCCCAAAGTGACTTCTAGATACTAAGTTTTCATCGGAGTATGTTAAATGATGACGGGATTTAAGAGTCGTCGTATACACTTTTAGTTTTGCTAAAATGCAGCTCAGAAAGATTTGTATTGTATATACTCTTGGTTTTAGTTGTGTGTTTCCTGTCACAGTTATTGTGGTGATGAAATCATTGGACTAAATGGTTATGCTTTAATACTTATTTAATAGATGAAAAACTACATTTGCTATAAACCTAGTGAATCAGTTCATATAGAATTAGGGATTTTAGTTTTAGATTCGTACGTTtgccaaaattattttcaacttcTTTGGTTGTTGGTGATAGTGATGCAGTCTTTTGTAGTATTTTTGTTTCCCTTTCCTTCTTTCTCCTTTGTCCCAACAATATAACTAGTGCTTCCATATGGGTAGGTGCTGGCTGATATTGTAAAATTGGCACAAAAGAGAGGCCTGAGGGGTAAGCTAGGAGACTGGAAAGAATTCTTGGACAGTCATGACAAAAAGTTTGGGGCCAATTTGAGTGATCCATCAAAGCGACCCCATGAGTTATTGGCAACATTTCTAAAGTCTTTTTCGGAGGACGAACATTTGAAGGTAAATAACTTTTCAGTACCAAATATGTACACATAGACTCAAAAGATGtgagttttatttatttcttgtgTATAGTTTTTTGATAACATCATGCGACATCATGCAAATCAATACTTGTTGGAGCGGATGAAAGATAAATCCCACGATTCCCCGGAACAGGTTCGTTTTAATGGTGGTTGTTCTGCTAAAATCTTGTTTTAGATTTGTattaaactttctttcttgGATTATAGTTGTAAGTAATAATGTTATTTTGCTTGAGTTATGaagttttgttttcatttgtaaGATTTCTATTAAATACTGAGTTTCCTTTCCGTAAAAGTCATACTCACCGCATGTGTTTTGGGCTTTCTACCTATCCTTGTTATTTCTTTGAGTGATTCAACATTATCATTCAATTTCATCTGAGATTGTTCCAATCAATGTTGTCAAAACTGAATCAGGAACCAAACTAGTGTTTGGTTGAAGTCTTCCTAAAAGGCAGTTCAAATTTGAACCGGGATAAAACCGGTCAAACTGGGCATGAGCTGGAAAATTGGGAAAACTAGTGGGTTGGGAGGTTTGACTGGTTGTTTATGAAAACttgatttattttaagttataattTTGCTGTAGTTGGTTTTTGAGTTACTGATGGATTTAAATTCCAACCGGGATATAGTCGGTCAAACTGGCCATGAACTTGAAAAACTGTGAAAACTTGTGTGTTGAGAGGTTTAGGTTGTTGGTTCTAAGAACGTGTTTTTCCTGTTGTAGAGAGTTGTAGTTACtaatggattttattttttagttctaagaacatgtgtatatatatacacgatGTATTATACTTGCTTGCTTTCATATATAACTTCTAATGCTATGACTTAGGATGCATTTAattgaagtttaaattttaattttgtaatatatatatatatatatatatatatatatatatatatataatcttttttattaatactACTTTGTATATTGTACTatcatattaaaagaataaaatgataatattttattgaatctGGTTTGACACTGGTTGAACTCCACGTTAAACCTTTGAACCTTAAACCCATAACTTCACTGGTTTAGTGACTGGACTGGTTTTAAGTACTATTCACATGTATCTTCTGCCCTatttctataattaatttttacatatttctaaatttatacttttatgaattattcttttcctcttttttatttaaaccatcatgccaatttgATATCAGCTTCCAAGTTGAATATTTCTTGTTTCTTCTAGCAAATCTGAATGTAGAACTAAAGTCTAAAATTGAAGAGAATGCAATTGATAGTGGCTTGAATCTCTATgattcaacaaaataaaatattctgaTGTTACTTTTGCTGATAATTATCCTTTTTCTCCTTACTGGGTTGTGTAATTGATAATGGGTatgcacattttttttcttcttaattaaTGTTGTTGATTTCATTGACATgtgtatttacaaaaaaaagttatactATAATTTTCTAACAGTCTGATGTTTGCTGCACAGAGGCTAGTTCAAATAACTCTGCAGCATCCGTTATATCCATTGGACTATTCATTTCCATCAATTGATGAGGTTTGTTGACATCATCTGTACCTGAATTTGAAGGGGTCAATAGTTATTCTGATATATCATATATTATGCTTTTGATGTGGATTTGAAGGGGTGGATAGttataaatgttaaaaacaAGCCCAAGGTGTTGAAGTCTACTACAATGCTAGCTGTTGATTGTGAAATGGTTCTTTGTGAAGATGGGACAGAAGCGGTAGTTAAAGTCTGTGTGGTGGACCATAATTTAGAGGTAATTTATGTACACTCCTCGTTTCGCATAGCCTCCCAAAAAATGGTTTcacataattgtttttaaaattattctccTTTTCGGGATTATAGATAGATAATTTTCAGAACTTTTCAGGTCAAGCTGAATGAATTCGTAAAACCcaacaaaaaaattgtggaCTACAGAACAGAGATCACTGGTATCTCTTCTCAAGATCTAGAGGCAGTGACTTGCTCATTGGCTGATATACAGGTGTTTTGTGggtttctttgttcttttattgTATAGTCTTTCATGTGCCTAATGAAGATATGTCTTGCGCTTCCATAGAAATCCCTGAAGAAGTTGTTATCAAAAGGAACAATATTAGTGGGACACAGCTTGCATAATGATCTACATGGTAAGTTTGATAAACGTTTTAGTTTACTTTGGTCTGTTTTTAAACCTACTGCTAGATTTTGAGTATATTAAGGGACTAGCGCTTCTAATTTATTTACTAATACAAGTTGTCTGCAGTGCTGAAGCTTGATCATGTCAGAGTCATTGACACTTCCTATATCTTCCAATCCGTGAATGGGTCTATGCACAGAAGACCTTCTTTGAATGGTTTGTGTCAGGTACCAAAGTGgcaaatattttatatgcaaAAATTAAGGTTATCTCCATTATGAGAAAGGGTCACATAGTCACTCTTTTGGAGGAATCATGTTGTTTTGGATGCAAAGTTTCTTGTGCACTTGTGCTAGTTTATATCTTGAAATTTAAGATCTTTTTCATCATCCAGGCTTGCCCAAGAAAATTATAGCAACATGGAAGAATAAACGCAGAAATGGCAAATATTGATTTTTGATTTATAGTTTATCACCAATTGTTGTGACAGGCTGTTTTGGGTTGTGCTGTTCGGGAAAAAGGTGTTCCACATAATTGTCTAGATGATGCACGTGCAGCTATGAAGCTGGTTCTTGCAAAGATCAAACATGGCGTTGATAAGGAATTTCCAATTTCACTGGCTCAAGAGCGTGTAAGCGGACATATACATCTTAAGCATTCTTGTCGTTGTAATCATGTTGATTGGCGACTAAAGATGAATGCTATCACTGTCATATTGTTTTAGGTTCCAGAAAATGAGACAGCAAAGCTTTTTCTTCACATGATACCAAATACCTTAAACACTGAAGCACTGCATACCATTATTCCTGGAGAATTCAGAACAGAACTGCAGGTAGTGTGTCTCTCATGGCTATCTCAATGTTCTAGTGAATAGGttcatttgtaattatttaaatagtgtgaatatcttcaatttgaaaacatttagtTTTGTCTCAAGGTAATCTTGTTGGAGGTCTTTTACTGGGTTACATTTTGTGTTTGAGATCTGATGCATCTGTTGCAGCCTAACAGGAAAGGTCCAGGAAGACATTATTCTGCCTTAGctgtttttaaaaatacacaAGAGGCTGATGATGCCTTTGAGAAAGTCCAAGGAATCCTGTTAAaggtacatatatatatatatatatatgataaactaATTTTGCAGTCACTGAAAGACATTTATTTTCTGAGATTGCTGATCTATTTCATACTATGTATATTACTTTATCTTAGGATAATCAAGGGCGTCCACAGAAACTTGTAACATTACTGTCAAGTAAAGTCATGCCTGTCACTCTATATGTTCGGAAAATGGCAAGTGATGAACCCAATGACCAGACTGAATCTAATAAGAGGGCTTTACAAACGGATGAGGCAGTTGATGTTTCCAAGAAAGCAAAGATAGATCAAAACACTGAAGAGGATGCCCATTTAAAAGAGATTGAAGCACTGAATCAAAGATTAAAGCAAAGTGAATTGGAGATCGAATCATTGAAGAAAGAGCTGACACAAAAAGATTTTGAAATATCCACGCTGCATAAAATGGTAGCCTCTTTAAATAAGCGAAGAAAGTAAAAAGTCTAGCCAGGAGATGAAATACTGGATTGTTTGAAGGGATGCTCCTCAGCATCTATGGCAATTTTCTTGAAAATCGGTTCCGGGAACCGTGCAGTTTTGAGACATTCATATTTAGTTGTCAGGTTAATTACTGAAGTTCCAAAAGTTGTTGTCTTTCAGTCCAAATTtggatttaaatatttctcgAAGGATGAACAAGTGTACCgatgaatttttaattatatatgtatgttcTATTGACATTATGTATGTTCTACTGACATTCCTTCATACTAAGAAAACTCAGctaatattataaattgttagctttattttaaatatttggagACATCTATTTCACTGTTCTCTCTTAAATCAATTCTCTCAAATGCTGTAATaatttcgttttctttttctactgtAGCAGTAATCCGTTAGTGTTAGTACAAATGACTTATTCCAGTAATTATACCAGTGAGtgaatataaaacaaaacatgCATATAGAAGAGGAAGACTAATATTattcaatttactttttatttgtgCTTTATGTCaggataattattaattaaatcttatcaaaatgaataaatatggCTAGATGAGCTTATAATGGAGTTTATGaaacaaattatcaaaagcatCAGAGCTTCTAATGTTACAAGAAgctcaaataaaattattttagttggttAACACCATAAAGACTTTCAAAGCTTCTTTTATCAATAAACacgatattttaatattaaagaaagttatttatgtaatgaaaaaaactatttttaggaaatccatatttataataaacattattattatttttttataacaaattcatTTAAGTATCTCCTCCAAACTTATGCAGtgcttattttaatattaagcAGACATTTTTTTAGTATGTTTTAATCTCTAAACACAAacttaaaaacacaaaaactaaACAATATCATTTATATTGAATGTGGATAACTTGGTAAACCTATGAACATAAGAGAAAATGACAAAGTACTCTTGCTCAATTGAGCTATTGTGGATTGATATAAAGTCctttaacttttcaatttctatggattaaaaaaagacaaaaagtgaaaatattaaaaaaatacaaagaggAAATTGGTGACAGAGGGAAAACAATTCTAAAGAGTCTTCTCAAGAAGTTAATTAAAAGATCTTTCATCAAAATcaagttgtatttgatgaatGTTGTCTTTAGGCAACCTCTTCAAGATAGCAAGACCtggtgaaaaaaattgaaaatagaatcaGCAATTTTTGTGGGAAAAACAGTGATTTATATTAAATCAACAAGTAAACTCAACTATAATCTCAAAATATAGTAAAAGGACTATTAGTTGCAGACACATTACTGTTAAACTTTTTACTTACTATTACTTCAGTTATTGTATTTTATGGTTACAACATCATTTTGTATTGGTTTGAAGGAAAAATTGTGGTACTAACAAATACTTTTACTTGTGTGTGAAAAAACAATTATCTCTTTGTTAAATAGTAGGATCTTGTTTGTACAAACTTTTTACTAAGTActtagaagagaagaaaataaaaaccaaaaacgaATCAAACTTCTTAAACTTGTTAAAATTAACTG carries:
- the LOC114174206 gene encoding small RNA degrading nuclease 1-like isoform X1 codes for the protein MLFHQLNMEEKIDTADKKVLADIVKLAQKRGLRGKLGDWKEFLDSHDKKFGANLSDPSKRPHELLATFLKSFSEDEHLKFFDNIMRHHANQYLLERMKDKSHDSPEQRLVQITLQHPLYPLDYSFPSIDEGWIVINVKNKPKVLKSTTMLAVDCEMVLCEDGTEAVVKVCVVDHNLEVKLNEFVKPNKKIVDYRTEITGISSQDLEAVTCSLADIQKSLKKLLSKGTILVGHSLHNDLHVLKLDHVRVIDTSYIFQSVNGSMHRRPSLNGLCQAVLGCAVREKGVPHNCLDDARAAMKLVLAKIKHGVDKEFPISLAQERVPENETAKLFLHMIPNTLNTEALHTIIPGEFRTELQPNRKGPGRHYSALAVFKNTQEADDAFEKVQGILLKDNQGRPQKLVTLLSSKVMPVTLYVRKMASDEPNDQTESNKRALQTDEAVDVSKKAKIDQNTEEDAHLKEIEALNQRLKQSELEIESLKKELTQKDFEISTLHKMVASLNKRRK
- the LOC114174206 gene encoding small RNA degrading nuclease 1-like isoform X2, giving the protein MEEKIDTADKKVLADIVKLAQKRGLRGKLGDWKEFLDSHDKKFGANLSDPSKRPHELLATFLKSFSEDEHLKFFDNIMRHHANQYLLERMKDKSHDSPEQRLVQITLQHPLYPLDYSFPSIDEGWIVINVKNKPKVLKSTTMLAVDCEMVLCEDGTEAVVKVCVVDHNLEVKLNEFVKPNKKIVDYRTEITGISSQDLEAVTCSLADIQKSLKKLLSKGTILVGHSLHNDLHVLKLDHVRVIDTSYIFQSVNGSMHRRPSLNGLCQAVLGCAVREKGVPHNCLDDARAAMKLVLAKIKHGVDKEFPISLAQERVPENETAKLFLHMIPNTLNTEALHTIIPGEFRTELQPNRKGPGRHYSALAVFKNTQEADDAFEKVQGILLKDNQGRPQKLVTLLSSKVMPVTLYVRKMASDEPNDQTESNKRALQTDEAVDVSKKAKIDQNTEEDAHLKEIEALNQRLKQSELEIESLKKELTQKDFEISTLHKMVASLNKRRK